The following are from one region of the Mycolicibacterium helvum genome:
- a CDS encoding MlaD family protein: MLFHKSSEASEARTLTLVGMAVITSVAVASALIVADPFHRRPADLINVTIESPYVGEGVQQGTELMVHGVKVGEVTKVTSMPGRGVRLDADLQRAPIDGLTDAMSIDFRPANYFGVTGINLRPGVGGAPLADGAVIATAPAGNFTLQALLARLGEISHGVLTPKLIDVIDRTTTYVDGLDPLLETMMVVANSLAKVQNVSTATLMANATGISLAFPGFVDAAMKTGDRYLHGGLDGVSEDYWNNTYSPSIQLAATDLFGAAGKLVGSHSEDLAPLTNMIKVLADVAPGVIPSDEIASTAVELRTRLERLFSGPPDRRAVNVRLILDSIPGVAAPIDAMGAAPVSDAPAAAGQQVPASDNSVLPSQESGPR, translated from the coding sequence ATGCTGTTCCACAAATCGTCGGAGGCGTCGGAGGCGCGGACCCTGACCCTGGTCGGGATGGCGGTAATCACCTCTGTGGCCGTGGCATCCGCCCTGATCGTCGCCGACCCCTTTCACCGCCGTCCCGCGGACCTGATCAACGTCACGATCGAGTCGCCGTATGTCGGAGAGGGCGTCCAGCAGGGCACCGAACTGATGGTTCATGGGGTCAAGGTCGGTGAGGTGACCAAGGTGACGAGCATGCCGGGGCGGGGTGTCCGGCTGGACGCCGACCTGCAACGTGCTCCCATCGATGGCCTGACTGATGCGATGAGTATCGATTTCCGGCCGGCGAACTACTTCGGAGTCACCGGCATCAACCTCCGACCCGGCGTCGGCGGGGCTCCGTTGGCCGACGGTGCCGTCATCGCCACGGCCCCGGCGGGGAACTTCACTCTGCAGGCGCTGTTGGCCAGGCTGGGCGAGATCTCGCACGGCGTGCTCACGCCCAAGCTCATCGACGTCATCGACCGGACCACCACCTACGTCGACGGACTGGACCCACTGCTGGAGACGATGATGGTCGTGGCGAATTCGCTGGCCAAGGTTCAAAACGTCAGTACCGCAACGCTGATGGCCAACGCGACCGGAATCAGCCTAGCCTTCCCCGGGTTTGTTGACGCGGCGATGAAAACCGGTGATCGGTATTTGCACGGTGGGCTGGACGGCGTGTCTGAGGACTACTGGAACAACACCTACTCTCCATCTATCCAACTGGCGGCCACCGATCTGTTCGGGGCAGCGGGCAAGCTCGTTGGCAGTCACAGCGAAGATCTGGCACCCCTGACCAACATGATCAAGGTGCTTGCCGACGTCGCGCCGGGGGTTATTCCTTCCGATGAGATCGCCTCCACCGCAGTCGAGTTGCGGACTCGGCTGGAGCGCCTGTTCTCCGGGCCGCCCGACCGTCGCGCCGTCAACGTCCGCCTGATCCTCGACAGCATCCCGGGGGTGGCCGCGCCGATCGACGCGATGGGCGCCGCGCCAGTGTCGGACGCGCCGGCGGCGGCAGGTCAGCAGGTGCCCGCATCGGATAATTCCGTTCTGCCGTCCCAGGAAAGCGGCCCGCGATGA
- a CDS encoding MlaE family ABC transporter permease, translating into MASARPVQAAFLQSGQFVVFVCQTLWLLPVTVRRYRRQTLHAMNDLAWGRGSLIVDGGVVSVLVILGLAIGGTVAVEAYATLNLIGFGALSGIVGGLANVREMAPLVAGIAFASQAGCRMTAEIGSMRIAEEIDAVEVIGLRPIPFVVGTRLVGSMICVIPGYLLTLVTSFYVSSTVIRILHDQPGGTYDHYFVQFLPFGDIVYSLVKAAIFCAAVTLIHCYYGYFTSGGPVGVGQASGRAVRASLVAIMVLDVILTIALWGLQPVFVFKG; encoded by the coding sequence ATCGCCTCCGCGCGCCCGGTTCAAGCAGCGTTCTTGCAGAGTGGACAGTTCGTCGTCTTCGTCTGTCAGACCTTGTGGCTGCTGCCGGTGACGGTCCGGCGGTACCGGCGCCAGACACTGCACGCTATGAACGACTTGGCTTGGGGCCGAGGCTCTCTCATCGTCGACGGTGGCGTTGTCAGCGTCCTGGTGATCCTCGGCTTGGCGATCGGCGGCACCGTCGCGGTGGAGGCCTACGCGACCCTCAACCTCATCGGGTTCGGAGCTTTGTCCGGAATCGTCGGCGGGCTGGCCAACGTACGCGAGATGGCGCCACTGGTAGCCGGTATCGCGTTCGCGTCACAGGCCGGTTGTCGCATGACAGCGGAGATCGGCTCGATGCGGATCGCCGAGGAGATCGATGCCGTGGAAGTCATCGGCCTGCGACCCATTCCGTTCGTGGTTGGCACCCGGCTCGTCGGTTCGATGATCTGCGTCATCCCAGGCTATCTGCTGACCCTGGTTACCAGCTTCTATGTATCCAGCACGGTGATCCGGATCCTGCATGACCAGCCGGGCGGAACCTACGACCACTATTTCGTCCAGTTCCTGCCATTCGGCGACATTGTCTATTCGCTGGTCAAGGCCGCGATATTCTGTGCCGCCGTCACTCTGATCCATTGCTACTACGGCTATTTCACCTCGGGTGGACCGGTCGGAGTCGGCCAGGCGTCTGGTCGTGCCGTGCGCGCAAGTCTGGTGGCGATCATGGTGCTCGACGTCATTCTGACAATCGCCCTGTGGGGCCTCCAACCGGTCTTCGTGTTCAAGGGTTAG
- a CDS encoding MlaE family ABC transporter permease gives MTEVGVAAPPPAVSPVRADGRDRPRRTGPAALFRRVVAHLLSVPVRSVGTIGRGVALAISVLRYSIVDGVRLRLPGGEMLVQAWGLLKVTATPALLMAIPIGAIVSIQTAGLVNQVGASSLVGAASGVGVVRQGAPVTAGLLMGGAAASAIASDLGARAIREELDALRVLGIDPVRSLVVPRFLALLIIAPMLCSIIIASAVAASFTIAVGVSGVTTGSFWQSFGTFASVTDVWFTLGKSLIFAGVVAVISCLRGMEAKGGPRGVADAVNSSVVLNVVFIAIINLALTQLQTMFFPMEVS, from the coding sequence GTGACAGAAGTAGGCGTAGCGGCCCCGCCGCCCGCCGTCTCTCCGGTGCGCGCCGACGGGCGTGATCGGCCTCGACGAACGGGCCCTGCCGCGCTGTTCAGACGTGTGGTGGCTCATCTGTTGTCGGTCCCGGTACGCAGTGTGGGAACCATCGGCCGTGGTGTCGCTCTGGCGATTTCGGTGCTCCGCTACTCGATCGTCGATGGGGTGCGGCTGCGTCTCCCCGGCGGCGAGATGTTGGTGCAGGCATGGGGTTTGCTGAAGGTGACGGCCACTCCGGCGTTGCTGATGGCGATCCCGATTGGCGCGATCGTGTCGATCCAGACCGCCGGGCTGGTCAACCAGGTGGGAGCCAGTTCGCTCGTCGGTGCCGCCAGCGGGGTGGGAGTGGTGCGCCAGGGGGCGCCCGTCACCGCGGGGCTGCTGATGGGCGGCGCCGCTGCCTCGGCGATCGCATCGGACCTCGGCGCGCGCGCGATTCGCGAAGAATTGGACGCCTTACGCGTCCTGGGTATCGATCCCGTGCGATCCCTCGTAGTTCCCCGCTTCCTGGCATTGCTGATCATCGCCCCGATGCTGTGCTCGATCATCATCGCGTCGGCGGTCGCCGCGTCGTTCACCATCGCGGTCGGCGTCAGCGGGGTGACCACGGGCAGCTTCTGGCAGTCATTCGGCACCTTCGCATCGGTGACGGATGTCTGGTTCACCCTTGGTAAATCGCTGATCTTCGCGGGCGTGGTTGCGGTGATCTCCTGTCTGCGGGGGATGGAAGCCAAGGGCGGTCCGCGTGGTGTCGCCGACGCGGTCAACTCCTCGGTGGTCCTCAATGTCGTCTTCATCGCGATCATCAATCTCGCGTTGACCCAGTTGCAGACGATGTTCTTCCCGATGGAGGTGTCGTGA
- a CDS encoding phytoene desaturase family protein, whose translation MTSVENATEQHDIVIVGGGHNGLVTACYLARAGLRVLVLEQRSWLGGMAASRPFVDAAPEHILSPGAWENVYFRAGGVGRELQLDRYGHRDLDAAGWAWLGDSGESLALQADLGKTVADIRRFSAKDAQTYAELTDAGIKILKIQDQYGLSNPSRPSRATIRAVLRALAGGRRVRSLLASSLTTTAADGIDGLFESEAVRGIFAGTGSILAPLTVDGSAIALLAPSMIHHQGAVRPVGGMGGLVAALQRCLLAHGGQVRLDSEVAAIRMGGRGGVVELADGSVIRAGRAVIAACPAQRVPDLVGDALPIDIASRIRQAPANATGLGTFTVNAALSGRLELPGHQPHRTDGLDLRRPALYAGTLEEVVAAGEQSARGEVPDRAVFCLGILSAIDQSQAPAGQDVVQLYGPAPVDPVGGWDKWRGEAERRLVDKVEQFAPEFSAMTIGTFVETAQDLAVRTGAENGCIYHIDNAPTRLGPMRPAAGAGGYRTAIDGLYLGSASTHPGGGVSGLPGKHCAAAVLKDIKH comes from the coding sequence GTGACCAGTGTTGAGAACGCAACTGAGCAACACGACATCGTCATCGTCGGCGGTGGACACAACGGGCTCGTGACGGCCTGCTACTTGGCCCGTGCGGGTCTGCGCGTGCTGGTACTCGAACAGCGTTCCTGGCTCGGCGGCATGGCCGCCTCCCGACCGTTCGTCGATGCGGCCCCCGAGCACATCTTGAGCCCAGGGGCTTGGGAGAACGTGTACTTCCGTGCCGGCGGCGTGGGTCGTGAACTCCAACTCGACCGTTACGGCCACCGCGATCTCGACGCCGCGGGGTGGGCGTGGCTCGGAGACTCCGGCGAATCCCTGGCGCTGCAAGCCGATCTCGGCAAGACCGTCGCCGACATTCGACGGTTCTCGGCCAAGGATGCTCAGACCTACGCCGAGCTCACCGACGCGGGTATCAAGATCCTCAAGATCCAGGATCAGTACGGCTTGTCGAATCCGAGCCGGCCCAGTCGGGCCACCATCCGGGCCGTGCTGCGGGCGCTCGCCGGCGGTCGGCGGGTGCGGTCGTTGTTGGCGTCCTCGCTGACGACGACGGCGGCCGACGGAATCGACGGGCTCTTCGAGTCTGAAGCGGTGCGCGGCATTTTCGCGGGTACCGGTTCGATCCTGGCTCCGCTCACCGTGGACGGCAGCGCCATCGCATTGCTCGCACCGTCGATGATCCATCATCAGGGCGCAGTCCGTCCCGTCGGTGGAATGGGCGGACTTGTCGCAGCTCTGCAGCGCTGCTTGCTCGCACACGGCGGGCAGGTGCGGCTCGACAGCGAGGTTGCGGCCATTCGTATGGGTGGCCGTGGCGGTGTGGTGGAACTCGCCGACGGTTCGGTCATCCGTGCCGGTCGCGCGGTCATCGCTGCATGTCCTGCACAGCGCGTTCCGGACCTGGTGGGAGATGCCCTGCCGATCGACATTGCCAGCCGCATCCGCCAGGCGCCCGCCAACGCCACCGGCCTTGGGACCTTCACCGTCAACGCCGCGCTGTCCGGCAGGCTCGAGCTCCCCGGTCATCAACCGCACCGCACCGACGGCCTCGACTTGCGGCGGCCGGCTCTGTACGCGGGCACCCTGGAGGAAGTCGTCGCCGCGGGCGAACAGTCGGCACGCGGCGAGGTGCCGGATCGGGCGGTCTTCTGCCTGGGGATTCTGTCGGCAATCGACCAGAGCCAAGCGCCGGCCGGGCAGGATGTCGTTCAGTTGTATGGGCCCGCTCCGGTGGATCCCGTTGGTGGATGGGACAAGTGGCGCGGTGAGGCCGAGCGCCGCCTGGTCGACAAGGTCGAGCAGTTCGCGCCCGAATTCTCCGCGATGACGATCGGAACCTTCGTGGAGACGGCACAGGATCTCGCCGTGCGTACCGGTGCGGAGAATGGCTGCATCTATCACATCGACAACGCGCCGACCCGACTCGGTCCGATGCGGCCGGCCGCGGGAGCTGGTGGTTACCGTACTGCCATCGACGGACTGTATCTGGGTTCGGCTAGTACGCACCCCGGTGGGGGAGTCTCCGGGCTCCCCGGAAAGCACTGCGCAGCCGCGGTTCTCAAGGACATCAAGCACTGA
- a CDS encoding acyl-CoA dehydrogenase family protein translates to MTDDVAAVAELARDFFTHHVIPTAEQSVRDGRPARELYRKAGEMGLLCMSIPEEYGGGGGTFAHEAALVTEQTRVGDSSMHLGVHSIIVPHYILAYGSEAQKQRYLPRLASGEWISAIAMTEPGAGSDLQAMTTKAVKCDGGYSITGTKCFISNGLNADVVVLAAKTDPGARGAGISLFIVDVTEAAAGSAPAGFSRGAALHKIGQQGQDTAELYFEDFVVPEDAVLGELNTGFKQLKTQLAAERVILGVGAVAAMERAVALTTEYTKQRNIFGAPMLAMQNTRFELAECATLAKVSRVFIDDCITALIAGELDATTAAMAKYWLAEQQCVVVDRCLQLFGGYGYSLEYPIAQMYADARIQKIYAGANEVMKELIARTL, encoded by the coding sequence ATGACCGACGACGTCGCCGCGGTGGCCGAACTGGCCCGAGACTTCTTCACCCACCACGTGATTCCGACGGCCGAGCAATCGGTCCGCGACGGGCGTCCGGCCCGCGAGCTCTACCGCAAGGCCGGCGAGATGGGCCTGCTGTGCATGTCGATTCCCGAGGAGTACGGCGGCGGTGGCGGAACATTCGCGCACGAGGCCGCGCTGGTGACCGAGCAGACGCGGGTGGGCGATTCCTCGATGCACCTGGGTGTGCACTCGATCATCGTTCCGCACTACATCCTGGCCTACGGTAGCGAGGCGCAGAAGCAGCGTTACCTGCCGCGCTTAGCCTCGGGTGAGTGGATTTCGGCGATCGCCATGACCGAGCCGGGCGCCGGGTCTGACTTGCAGGCCATGACCACCAAGGCCGTGAAATGCGATGGTGGCTATTCGATCACCGGAACCAAGTGCTTCATCTCCAATGGATTGAACGCCGATGTGGTGGTGCTGGCCGCCAAGACCGATCCCGGAGCCCGCGGTGCCGGGATCTCGTTGTTCATCGTCGACGTGACCGAGGCGGCAGCCGGCAGCGCGCCTGCGGGCTTCTCCCGTGGCGCGGCACTGCACAAGATCGGGCAGCAGGGCCAGGACACCGCCGAGCTGTACTTCGAGGACTTCGTGGTCCCAGAGGACGCTGTCCTCGGCGAGCTGAACACCGGTTTCAAACAGCTCAAGACCCAGCTCGCTGCCGAGCGAGTCATCCTCGGCGTGGGAGCAGTCGCGGCGATGGAGCGCGCGGTGGCCCTGACCACCGAATACACCAAGCAGCGCAATATTTTCGGTGCACCCATGCTGGCCATGCAGAACACTCGCTTCGAACTGGCTGAGTGCGCAACGCTGGCCAAGGTGTCCCGGGTCTTCATCGACGACTGCATCACCGCCCTCATCGCAGGGGAGCTCGACGCCACCACAGCTGCGATGGCGAAGTACTGGCTTGCCGAACAGCAGTGTGTGGTCGTCGACCGGTGCCTGCAGCTCTTCGGCGGATACGGCTACAGCCTGGAATACCCCATCGCTCAGATGTACGCCGACGCGCGCATCCAGAAGATCTATGCCGGCGCCAACGAAGTCATGAAGGAATTGATCGCCCGGACCCTGTAA
- a CDS encoding SDR family NAD(P)-dependent oxidoreductase has protein sequence MSEVADTAVRTARDAPLRGRVALVTGGSRGVGAGVARELAAAGAKVAVTYMNSPDSAAQVVSDIELAGGQAISVYASAADGDSWRAAAESIATNLGEVDLLVSNAGVASRGRTIADSNPEEFHQLLAVHALGPLELIRALLPAMRAKDRADIVVISSAIVDACLANTAPYAMAKAAMETACRVLAREERDNGIRVNIISPGLVDTDMGAKLVRAGSDGGTIEQTELNAPFGRICKPGDIARLVVFLAGPGGEYITGQRIVVDGGGEPPPMY, from the coding sequence ATGAGCGAGGTGGCCGACACCGCCGTGAGAACTGCCAGGGACGCACCGCTGCGGGGCCGGGTCGCACTGGTGACCGGAGGTTCACGCGGGGTGGGCGCCGGAGTTGCTCGCGAACTCGCGGCAGCCGGAGCGAAGGTTGCCGTGACATACATGAATTCCCCGGATTCCGCGGCCCAGGTGGTATCGGACATTGAATTAGCTGGGGGACAGGCTATTTCGGTGTATGCCTCGGCCGCCGACGGTGATTCATGGCGAGCCGCGGCCGAGTCCATCGCCACGAATCTCGGCGAGGTCGACCTTCTGGTGAGTAACGCCGGTGTGGCCAGCCGCGGGAGAACGATCGCCGACAGCAACCCCGAGGAGTTCCATCAGCTACTTGCCGTGCACGCGTTGGGGCCGTTGGAGCTGATCCGCGCTCTGCTGCCGGCCATGCGGGCGAAGGACCGTGCCGACATCGTCGTCATCTCCAGCGCTATCGTCGACGCGTGCCTGGCCAACACGGCGCCCTACGCGATGGCCAAGGCCGCGATGGAGACGGCGTGTCGGGTACTGGCACGCGAGGAGCGTGACAACGGGATCCGGGTCAACATCATCTCGCCGGGTCTGGTCGATACGGATATGGGCGCCAAGCTGGTTCGCGCCGGCTCGGACGGTGGCACCATCGAACAGACCGAGCTGAACGCACCCTTTGGCCGCATCTGCAAACCCGGTGACATCGCCCGGCTCGTGGTCTTTCTCGCTGGTCCCGGCGGTGAGTACATCACCGGGCAGCGGATCGTCGTAGACGGCGGTGGCGAGCCGCCGCCGATGTACTGA
- a CDS encoding SRPBCC family protein has translation MTVQGTFAFVAHCQADAATVMDVLDDVDNWPSWARPLLLQAQWERWGEGQPGGVGAVRRLGAWPVFIRELILTRDAGGHTYTVISPAVFSHYLGSVTIAESPDGGVEVEWRIAFTPKRPAMAPVLRAMLRTTISGLLQRLVATAERRAQGARV, from the coding sequence GTGACCGTGCAGGGAACATTTGCCTTCGTCGCGCACTGCCAGGCCGACGCGGCGACGGTGATGGATGTCCTCGATGATGTGGACAACTGGCCCAGTTGGGCGCGTCCGTTGCTGTTGCAGGCGCAGTGGGAACGTTGGGGTGAAGGTCAGCCGGGTGGGGTCGGCGCGGTGCGCAGGCTTGGTGCCTGGCCGGTGTTCATCCGCGAGCTGATCCTGACCCGCGATGCCGGCGGCCACACCTACACGGTGATCAGCCCCGCGGTGTTCTCCCACTACCTCGGGTCGGTGACCATCGCCGAAAGTCCCGACGGCGGAGTCGAAGTGGAGTGGCGAATCGCCTTCACCCCGAAGCGCCCTGCCATGGCACCCGTGCTGCGGGCCATGCTTCGAACCACCATCTCCGGGCTATTGCAGCGGCTGGTGGCGACCGCCGAACGTCGAGCACAAGGAGCACGGGTATGA
- a CDS encoding aldehyde dehydrogenase family protein has translation MSSTLDTAPTALARLESRDIATGEVIDTYPAMDAAAVADVVRRARSATVIWSRLGFAQRRMYLQAWASDIVDHSDELVSLIHRESGKPAADAYLELVIAVEHIRWAARNAKRVLRTRRIRPTVLMANYAGVIDQEPFGVVGVISPWNYPLFAPVAPIASALAAGNAVVLKPSEHTTAVGAALVAAFARANPGLPADILALATGYAAAGAGLIAAPVDKVAFTGSPRTGRLILQACAQTLTPAVMECGGKDALIVAPDADVEDAADAAAWGGFSNAGQTCVGVERIYVHRDVSAPFIAALKRRLARVQVGTDKGSTYGPMMLAGQAETMREQVRAAIESGAGAPLGGVERVRGQFGEPILLVDADESSRAVQEETFGPMVTVKTVSSVDDAIRLANGTSFGLGAAVFSRSEGRRIAAALRCGMVSINSVIAFVSIPALPFGGVGESGFGRIHGDEGLRTFSRTKSVSTKLYDLPGLNGMLLFRPRVTVWALRKMTNLRFGRTGRRSA, from the coding sequence ATGAGCTCCACGCTCGACACCGCACCCACAGCGCTCGCCCGGCTGGAGTCTCGCGACATCGCCACCGGTGAGGTGATCGACACTTACCCCGCGATGGATGCCGCCGCCGTCGCCGATGTGGTGCGGCGCGCCAGATCGGCGACAGTCATCTGGAGCCGGCTGGGATTCGCCCAGCGCCGTATGTACTTGCAGGCGTGGGCATCCGATATCGTCGACCACTCCGATGAGCTGGTCAGCCTGATCCACCGGGAAAGCGGAAAGCCCGCCGCCGACGCCTACCTGGAATTGGTGATCGCCGTCGAGCACATCCGCTGGGCGGCCCGCAACGCCAAGCGAGTCTTGCGAACCCGTCGCATCCGCCCCACCGTCTTGATGGCCAACTATGCCGGCGTGATCGACCAGGAACCCTTCGGGGTGGTCGGAGTGATCAGCCCGTGGAATTATCCGCTGTTCGCACCGGTGGCGCCGATCGCCTCCGCATTGGCGGCTGGAAATGCCGTGGTGCTCAAGCCGAGTGAACACACCACGGCTGTCGGCGCCGCGCTGGTGGCCGCCTTCGCCCGCGCCAATCCCGGCCTGCCGGCCGACATCCTGGCCCTGGCTACCGGATATGCCGCGGCAGGTGCTGGTCTCATCGCCGCGCCCGTCGACAAGGTGGCGTTCACCGGCTCACCGCGGACAGGACGGCTGATCCTGCAGGCGTGCGCGCAGACCCTGACTCCGGCCGTGATGGAGTGCGGCGGTAAGGACGCGCTGATCGTGGCTCCCGACGCCGATGTCGAGGATGCGGCCGACGCGGCCGCCTGGGGCGGGTTCAGCAACGCGGGACAGACCTGTGTGGGCGTTGAGCGCATCTACGTACACCGCGATGTGTCCGCCCCGTTCATTGCGGCCCTGAAACGTCGGCTGGCGCGCGTCCAGGTCGGCACAGATAAGGGCAGCACCTACGGGCCGATGATGCTGGCGGGACAGGCCGAGACCATGCGCGAACAAGTCCGGGCGGCCATCGAGAGTGGTGCCGGCGCGCCGTTGGGCGGCGTCGAGCGGGTCCGCGGCCAGTTCGGCGAGCCGATCCTGCTCGTTGACGCCGACGAGTCGAGCCGGGCAGTCCAGGAGGAGACCTTCGGGCCCATGGTCACCGTGAAGACGGTGTCGAGTGTCGACGACGCGATCCGGCTCGCCAACGGAACATCGTTCGGTCTTGGTGCGGCGGTGTTCTCCCGGTCCGAGGGCCGGCGCATAGCCGCCGCGCTCAGGTGCGGGATGGTGTCGATCAATTCGGTCATCGCGTTCGTCAGCATTCCGGCCCTGCCGTTCGGCGGTGTCGGAGAAAGCGGCTTCGGCCGCATCCATGGCGACGAAGGACTGCGGACATTCAGCCGGACCAAGTCGGTGTCCACCAAGCTCTACGACCTCCCCGGGCTCAACGGCATGCTGCTCTTTCGGCCGCGAGTCACGGTGTGGGCCTTGCGAAAGATGACCAACCTACGCTTCGGCAGGACAGGACGGCGCTCAGCGTGA
- a CDS encoding AMP-dependent synthetase/ligase: protein MATHEPGELDWPATLCEAFGRTVRSIPEQTALRSAEGDTHYTYAEYRSAVADVAAALYERGVRRHDVVALMFENRPVFHIVDAAVMHLGAVACSIYNTSPARDIAHIVESSGARIAVCERGFAARIVEAAPSIDVLCTERGVTGTECLDDLARPDGFDFEAQWQAVEPDDVLTLIYTSGTTGKPKAVELTHRAIVAETFLVAEVLEFRSGDQVPSALPMAHAAQRWGTHYTGMALGLEVICIADLSTMGAHLVTIQPDIWGTVPRILEKMVAALRTRLDAEPDTHKRTMVAAAVDIGQRYAKACNDARLTGGRIPEALAEQRAGVEPILAGLRTAIGLGRIRWLMVGAAPTAPHVHEYLCGLGLEIVEVWGMSELSSAATVNAPGAQKVDTVGRPLRGVEVTLADDGEVLVRGPITMRGYRGDPAATAAAFTPDGRLRTGDLGVIDDQGYLSLIGRKKEIIVNSAGKNISPAKVEAAIKAQSPLIGSVMAVGDARPFLTALVVLDPDELAHFAAQHGLSASEPEQLVDTDVVRAVVAEAIDRANTQLARVEQIKTHVVLPRFWVPDSEELTPTLKLKRHVISQKYSDDIDALYTSAAAAR, encoded by the coding sequence ATGGCAACCCACGAGCCAGGTGAGCTGGACTGGCCTGCCACGTTGTGCGAGGCGTTCGGTCGCACCGTGCGCAGCATCCCCGAGCAGACCGCGTTGCGTTCCGCCGAAGGCGACACCCACTACACCTACGCCGAATATCGCTCCGCCGTAGCTGATGTCGCTGCGGCGTTGTACGAGCGTGGTGTCCGACGCCACGACGTCGTGGCCTTGATGTTCGAGAACAGGCCGGTGTTCCACATCGTCGATGCCGCGGTGATGCACCTCGGCGCGGTCGCATGCTCGATCTACAACACCTCACCAGCACGCGATATCGCCCACATCGTCGAGAGCTCAGGCGCGCGGATCGCAGTGTGTGAGCGTGGCTTCGCCGCGCGGATCGTCGAAGCGGCACCGTCGATCGATGTGCTCTGCACCGAACGTGGCGTTACCGGCACCGAGTGCCTCGACGACCTTGCCCGCCCGGACGGCTTCGATTTCGAGGCCCAGTGGCAAGCCGTCGAACCGGATGACGTCCTGACGCTCATCTACACCTCCGGCACGACCGGGAAGCCCAAGGCGGTCGAGCTCACCCATCGGGCAATCGTCGCCGAAACATTCCTCGTGGCCGAGGTTCTCGAGTTCCGGTCCGGCGACCAGGTACCGTCGGCGTTGCCGATGGCGCATGCCGCCCAACGGTGGGGCACCCACTACACCGGGATGGCCCTGGGATTGGAGGTCATCTGCATCGCCGACCTGTCCACCATGGGCGCCCACCTGGTGACGATCCAGCCCGACATCTGGGGAACCGTGCCGCGGATCCTGGAGAAGATGGTGGCCGCCCTGCGCACGCGGCTGGATGCCGAGCCCGATACGCACAAGCGGACCATGGTTGCCGCCGCGGTCGATATCGGACAGCGCTATGCCAAGGCGTGCAACGACGCCCGGTTGACCGGAGGCCGGATCCCGGAAGCTCTGGCCGAACAACGCGCGGGCGTGGAGCCGATCCTCGCCGGCCTGCGCACCGCTATCGGCCTCGGGCGAATCCGGTGGCTGATGGTCGGGGCCGCACCGACAGCACCGCACGTTCACGAATACCTCTGCGGCCTCGGTCTCGAGATCGTCGAGGTGTGGGGGATGTCCGAACTGAGTTCCGCGGCGACGGTCAACGCGCCGGGTGCGCAAAAGGTCGACACCGTGGGCAGACCGTTGCGCGGGGTCGAGGTCACCCTGGCCGACGACGGTGAGGTGCTGGTACGGGGACCGATCACCATGCGTGGTTACCGGGGCGATCCGGCCGCAACGGCGGCGGCGTTCACCCCCGACGGGCGTTTGCGCACAGGCGATCTCGGTGTCATCGACGACCAGGGCTACCTGTCACTGATCGGCCGCAAGAAGGAGATCATCGTCAACTCTGCCGGCAAGAACATCTCCCCGGCGAAGGTCGAGGCGGCGATCAAGGCGCAGAGCCCGTTGATCGGATCGGTGATGGCAGTTGGGGATGCCCGACCCTTCCTGACCGCCCTGGTGGTGCTGGACCCTGACGAACTCGCCCACTTCGCGGCTCAGCACGGACTGTCCGCGTCAGAACCGGAGCAATTGGTGGATACCGACGTCGTTCGCGCGGTGGTGGCTGAGGCCATCGATCGGGCGAACACGCAGCTCGCCAGAGTCGAGCAGATCAAGACTCACGTTGTCCTGCCCCGCTTCTGGGTACCCGACAGCGAAGAGCTGACCCCGACTCTGAAGCTCAAGCGACACGTGATCAGCCAGAAGTACAGCGACGATATCGACGCGCTCTACACATCCGCGGCGGCAGCCCGATGA